The following coding sequences are from one Humulus lupulus chromosome X, drHumLupu1.1, whole genome shotgun sequence window:
- the LOC133806020 gene encoding uncharacterized protein LOC133806020: MAVVLRYVDKDGRVIERFVGIEHVANTTAVSLKGAIDKLFSRYGLSISKLRGQGYDGASNMKGEFSGLKTLILNENPSAFYVHCFAHQLQLALVAVAKKHILVAYLFSVVSMVINVVGCSSKRCDILREKQDAIISEALKCGEISSGRELNQETNLKCPSDTRWGSHYATLHCVGITNELSKALQRKDQDIANAMKLVEICKKRLQAMRDNEWDSFLNQVPNFCAKYNVDVPDMDDTFVAQGRSRRKTQEMTNLHHYRVEFFFVVIDIQLQELNERFNEVNTELLLCLASLCPSDSFVAFDKKKLVRFAEYYPKDFSTFELMILDDQLETYIIDVRSTEKFLGLKSIGDLAQKMVETKKNIVYPLVYRLITLALILPVVTATVERVFSSMNILKNRLRNRMGDQWMNDCLLVYIEKDIFNSLDNEVIMQRFQNMKTRRGRL; encoded by the exons ATGGCTGTTGTGTTGCGATATGTAGATAAAGATGGGCGTGTGATTGAACGATTTGTGGGAATTGAACATGTGGCTAATACCACAGCTGTGTCACTTAAAGGTGCTATTGATAAATTATTTTCTAGATATGGATTAAGCATATCTAAATTGCGGGGACAAGGTTATGATGGGGCAAGCAATATGAAAGGAGAGTTCAGTGGTCTTAAAACTCTTATTTTGAATGAGAATCCATCAGCTTTTTATGTTCATTGTTTTGCTCACCAACTTCAACTTGCTCTTGTAGCTGTCGCAAAGAAACATATTCTAGTTGCTTATCTTTTTAGTGTGGTATCTATGGTGATAAATGTCGTTGGATGTTCTTCTAAGCGTTGTGATATTCTTAGAGAAAAGCAAGATGCTATTATTTCTGAAGCACTCAAGTGTGGTGAAATTTCAAGTGGAAGAGAGCTAAATCAAGAAACCAATCTTAAATGTCCCAGTGATACTCGTTGGGGTTCACATTATGCTACATTG CATTGTGTGGGAATAACAAATGAATTGTCAAAAGCACTACAGAGAAAAGATCAAGATATTGCAAATGCCATGAAATTAGTGGAAATTTGCAAGAAAAGATTACAAGCAATGAGAGACAATGAATGGGATTCATTTCTTAATCAAGTCCCAAACTTTTGTGCTAAATATAATGTGGATGTTCCTGATATGGATGATACATTTGTTGCCCAAGGTCGATCACGGCGCAAAACTCAAGAAATGACAAATTTACATCATTATCGTGTGGAATTCTTTTTTGTTGTTATTGATATCCAACTTCAAGAGCTAAATGAACGTTTCAATGAGGTAAACACCGAACTACTTCTTTGTTTAGCTTCTTTGTGCCCTAGTGATTCATTTGTAGCTTTTGACAAAAAAAAGTTGGTCCGGTTTGCTGAGTATTATCCCAAAGACTTTTCTACTTTTGAGCTTATGATACTCGATGATCAACTTGAAACTTACATTATTGATGTACGTTCTACTGAGAAGTTCTTGGGTTTGAAAAGTATTGGAGATCTTGCTCAAAAAATGGTCGAGACAAAGAAAAATATTGTCTATCCACTGGTGTATCGACTTATTACATTGGCATTGATTCTACCTGTTGTTACTGCTACGGTGGAAAGAGTATTTTCTTctatgaatattttgaaaaatagattGCGTAATCGAATGGGAGATCAATGGATGAATGATTGTTTACTTGTCTACATTGAAAAAGACATTTTCAATAGCCTTGACAATGAAGTTATCATGCAACGATTTCAAAACATGAAAACCCGTCGAGGCagattgtaa
- the LOC133803493 gene encoding uncharacterized protein LOC133803493, with protein sequence MIERSHVIVGMVCFGIFLTLFILVLWKRYFHKSDKETLDLTTRTARTDRLQSGIIRLHQQEGFHHHHHDQVEFNSKRTGNYYMFRRGVSGKPLFSWSDYPSLITDAVENGWSRFAFTGYMSSPSTRSRILGLCTVGDLKREVEPETSWEICQESADFMQKIRLNPGMKKSLNASNPSMAAASAIRTALPLPGPPLGNSSFPQEAYFEITILLCRSSDDEIQSIGKVKEGEKTKLIEENSNAKANSESLLHLSSTNRVTKIDDLKLGVRDDGIVGDAVLLSVGLIAGGSLPLKLPGSYPGSIGFNSDGSVFVDGIKLAFESDKAEWGRLDKVIGCGFDPRQKKVFFTVDSQVIHLIHCKSEEFGGPLYPTLAANGDVLVLVNFGQSVFKYGPANAQRTPNPCFIGSAVNSPAAAIGYEDSKELFSMGRIDSQWLNRCTTRGSQNPGNPNRPLDFDEESEADLFEIVLDSCGRSPNVVS encoded by the exons ATGATTGAAAGATCACATGTTATTGTGGGCATGGTTTGCTTTGGAATTTTCTTAACCCTTTTCATCTTGGTATTATGGAAAAGATATTTCCATAAAAGTGACAAGGAAACTCTTGACTTAACAACCAGAACTGCTAGAACAGATAGACTTCAATCTGGGATCATCAGGCTTCACCAACAAGAGGGTTTTCATCACCATCATCATGATCAGGTTGAATTTAATAGCAAAAGAACGGGAAATTATTACATGTTTCGACGTGGGGTTTCTGGGAAGCCTCTCTTTAGTTGGTCTGATTATCCATCTTTGATCACCGATGCCGTTGAAAATGGATGGTCACGATTCGCTTTCACGGGCTATATGTCATCTCCTTCGACGAGATCAAGGATATTGGGGTTGTGCACGGTTGGTGATCTCAAAAGAGAAGTAGAGCCCGAAACGAGTTGGGAAATATGTCAGGAATCGGCCGATTTCATGCAGAAAATAAGGCTAAATCCAGGgatgaagaaatctttgaatgcAAGCAATCCATCTATGGCGGCGGCGTCTGCGATCAGAACAGCTCTGCCTTTACCGGGTCCTCCTTTGGGGAACTCCTCTTTCCCTCAAGAGGCTTATTTCGAAATCACCATCTTACTTTGTCGAAGCAGTGATGATGAAATCCAGTCCATTGGAAAAGTCAAAGAAGGTGAGAAGACCAAACTCATAGAAGAGAACTCTAACGCAAAAGCCAATTCGGAATCGTTACTCCACCTTAGCAGTACAAACAGAGTTACCAAGATTGACGATTTGAAGCTTGGTGTTAGAGATGACGGAATAGTAGGTGACGCCGTTTTGTTGTCGGTAGGTCTCATCGCCGGAGGCTCTCTTCCTTTGAAACTCCCCGGAAGCTATCCAGGAAGCATTGGCTTCAACTCTGACGGTTCTGTTTTCGTTGACG GTATAAAACTGGCGTTTGAATCAGATAAAGCTGAATGGGGAAGACTAGACAAGGTAATCGGATGTGGGTTTGATCCTAGACAGAAGAAAGTATTCTTCACCGTCGATTCCCAGGTGATCCACCTAATCCATTGCAAATCAGAGGAGTTTGGAGGGCCGCTATATCCGACTCTAGCAGCAAACGGTGACGTTTTGGTTCTAGTCAACTTTGGACAAAGTGTCTTCAAATATGGGCCCGCCAATGCCCAACGGACACCGAACCCATGTTTCATCGGCTCAGCAGTGAATTCGCCTGCGGCGGCTATTGGCTACGAAGACAGTAAAGAGCTCTTCTCAATGGGAAGAATCGACTCGCAGTGGCTCAATCGGTGTACCACTCGAGGTAGCCAGAATCCAGGGAACCCGAACCGGCCTCTGGATTTCGATGAGGAGTCTGAGGCGGACTTGTTTGAAATCGTTTTAGATAGTTGCGGAAGGTCCCCGAACGTAGTGTCGTAG